In Paenibacillus algicola, a genomic segment contains:
- the ispD gene encoding 2-C-methyl-D-erythritol 4-phosphate cytidylyltransferase — MFTGFGAVIVAAGKGSRMGTRESKQFLDIGGRPIVVQTLDIFNRLPWMEEIVLVTGEDDVPRCQDWISEYGLDKVKAVVPGGRERQESVYLGILQLHSEWVMIHDGVRPFVTHEEIAACRDTAIREGAAVLAVPVKDTIKQVNGQGLITGTPARQSLWAVHTPQAFRLADLLRAHETAQQDGFTATDDAMLLEHLGLPVAITEGKYSNIKITTPDDLVLAALMTRNKEESDS, encoded by the coding sequence ATGTTTACGGGCTTCGGAGCCGTGATTGTAGCGGCAGGAAAAGGTTCAAGAATGGGCACCCGGGAAAGCAAGCAGTTTCTGGACATTGGCGGCAGGCCAATTGTGGTCCAGACCCTGGATATATTTAACCGCCTGCCATGGATGGAAGAAATCGTGCTGGTGACGGGGGAAGACGATGTGCCGCGCTGTCAGGACTGGATCTCGGAGTACGGATTGGACAAGGTCAAGGCTGTCGTCCCCGGCGGCCGGGAGCGTCAGGAGTCCGTGTATCTCGGGATCCTGCAGCTGCACAGTGAATGGGTGATGATCCATGACGGGGTACGTCCCTTCGTGACGCACGAGGAGATCGCAGCCTGCAGGGATACCGCGATCCGGGAGGGAGCGGCTGTGCTGGCCGTGCCTGTGAAGGATACGATCAAGCAGGTCAACGGGCAGGGCCTGATTACGGGCACACCGGCCCGTCAAAGTCTGTGGGCTGTGCATACGCCGCAGGCTTTTCGTCTTGCTGATTTGCTGCGAGCCCACGAGACGGCACAGCAGGACGGCTTTACGGCAACGGATGATGCGATGCTGCTGGAGCATCTCGGGCTGCCGGTGGCGATTACAGAGGGCAAATACAGCAATATCAAAATTACGACGC
- a CDS encoding PIN/TRAM domain-containing protein, with protein sequence MLKKAILVFTLLCGAWCGNSLYEWLEPSFPELGLVFGQGMLGGGSGVFALLGALLFGMSGTLLADRFAGRLQGVIAACARVPMNELAAGMAGLLGGLLLSLLLSPGLAWLGQGGRLLQVGLTLLGGYAGYRIGLEKKDELASFWMSGRWSQSAEPEPSWFEEHKILDTSVIIDGRIADICKTGFIEGTIVIPEFVLEELQHIADSSDLLKRNRGRRGLDILNKIQKELDVKVLIYEGDFEDISEVDSKLVKLAKVLQGKVVTNDFNLNKVCELQGVSVLNINDLANAVKPVVLPGEEILVQIIKDGKEHGQGVAYLDDGTMIVVEGGRDYIGNMMEVLVTSVLQTSAGRMIFAKPKLLEKAQ encoded by the coding sequence ATGTTAAAAAAAGCTATCTTAGTATTCACCTTACTGTGCGGGGCATGGTGCGGAAATTCGTTATATGAGTGGCTGGAGCCATCGTTTCCCGAGCTGGGGCTCGTATTTGGTCAAGGCATGCTGGGAGGGGGAAGCGGGGTGTTTGCTCTCTTGGGTGCGCTGCTGTTCGGGATGAGCGGGACGCTTCTGGCCGACCGATTCGCCGGAAGGCTGCAGGGAGTGATTGCTGCCTGCGCAAGAGTGCCTATGAACGAGCTGGCTGCCGGTATGGCGGGTCTATTGGGAGGCCTGCTGCTGTCGCTGCTCCTCTCCCCAGGCCTTGCCTGGCTGGGCCAGGGAGGACGCCTGCTTCAGGTCGGCCTGACGCTGCTGGGAGGCTATGCGGGCTACCGGATCGGCCTGGAGAAGAAGGACGAGCTGGCATCCTTCTGGATGAGCGGCCGCTGGAGTCAGAGCGCCGAACCGGAGCCGAGCTGGTTCGAGGAGCATAAGATTCTGGATACCAGTGTCATTATTGACGGCAGGATCGCTGATATTTGCAAGACCGGGTTTATTGAGGGGACAATTGTCATTCCTGAGTTTGTGCTGGAGGAGCTGCAGCATATCGCGGATTCATCTGACCTGCTGAAGCGCAATCGGGGACGGCGGGGACTGGATATTTTGAACAAGATCCAGAAGGAGCTGGACGTCAAGGTACTCATCTATGAAGGAGACTTTGAAGACATCTCCGAGGTGGACAGCAAGCTGGTCAAGCTGGCAAAGGTGCTTCAGGGCAAGGTGGTAACCAACGATTTCAATCTCAACAAGGTATGTGAGCTGCAGGGCGTGTCGGTGCTGAACATCAATGATCTGGCGAATGCGGTGAAGCCGGTCGTGCTGCCAGGCGAGGAAATTCTCGTGCAGATCATCAAGGATGGCAAGGAGCACGGTCAGGGCGTGGCTTATCTGGATGACGGGACGATGATCGTCGTGGAAGGCGGACGGGATTATATCGGCAACATGATGGAGGTGCTGGTCACAAGTGTCCTTCAGACCTCGGCGGGACGGATGATTTTTGCGAAACCGAAACTGTTGGAAAAAGCGCAGTAA
- a CDS encoding nucleoside triphosphate pyrophosphohydrolase family protein, whose amino-acid sequence MNAPNLQAFQDQVSELLLRHRSLLDVLSKNGQSSASVNRAVTKAITECGCIELHATKQSFDAGTDLESARAHAGTHIEGSLCENCREAVSSELGRNLFYMSAMANLLDIQLEEVLNKESKKCSTLGLFNLS is encoded by the coding sequence ATGAACGCTCCTAATTTACAGGCCTTTCAGGATCAGGTCTCCGAATTGCTGCTCCGCCACCGCAGTCTGCTGGACGTCCTCTCCAAGAATGGCCAAAGCAGTGCTTCCGTTAACCGGGCTGTCACCAAAGCGATCACGGAATGCGGTTGTATTGAGCTGCATGCCACCAAACAAAGCTTTGACGCCGGGACCGATCTTGAATCGGCCAGAGCGCATGCCGGCACTCATATCGAGGGAAGCTTGTGCGAGAATTGCCGGGAGGCTGTAAGCTCTGAGCTGGGGCGCAATTTGTTTTATATGTCTGCTATGGCCAACCTGCTCGATATTCAGCTGGAGGAAGTACTCAACAAGGAATCCAAGAAATGCTCGACGCTGGGATTGTTCAATCTATCGTAA
- the pssA gene encoding CDP-diacylglycerol--serine O-phosphatidyltransferase — protein MTKSIPNMFTLGNLFLGMIGIILAVNGNTSTAAIMIIVAMLLDGLDGRVARALNAQSDFGKELDSLSDIVSFGVAPALIMYSVAFMDMNSALAWTVTAVFPMCGALRLARFNVRPGIPGYFIGLPIPAAGGVLATLALFHEEISAPYMMIAMLLLSYLMISRVKYPNFKKIGLPKKAIKFTPLVVIAAVAVAVFFPEQTSMLIFVPLVLYAGFGLKQSVQRLIRGRRMKRNSEEEAYRSSDR, from the coding sequence ATGACGAAATCAATTCCGAACATGTTTACTTTAGGTAATCTGTTTCTCGGAATGATTGGCATAATTCTTGCGGTAAACGGTAACACCAGCACAGCGGCTATTATGATTATCGTCGCTATGCTGCTTGACGGACTGGATGGCAGAGTGGCTCGCGCCCTCAATGCGCAGAGTGATTTTGGCAAAGAGCTGGATTCCCTGTCTGACATCGTATCGTTTGGCGTAGCACCGGCGCTCATTATGTATTCCGTAGCTTTTATGGATATGAACAGTGCGCTGGCCTGGACTGTAACCGCGGTCTTTCCGATGTGCGGAGCGCTCCGACTGGCACGATTCAATGTCCGCCCGGGTATTCCGGGATATTTCATCGGGCTGCCGATTCCGGCGGCGGGCGGTGTACTGGCTACACTGGCTCTGTTCCACGAAGAAATTTCAGCGCCCTATATGATGATTGCCATGCTGCTGCTCTCTTATCTGATGATTAGCCGTGTGAAATACCCGAACTTCAAGAAGATCGGCCTTCCGAAGAAGGCGATCAAGTTTACGCCGCTGGTCGTTATTGCTGCGGTCGCTGTAGCGGTGTTCTTTCCGGAGCAGACCTCTATGCTGATCTTTGTACCCTTGGTGCTGTATGCAGGCTTTGGCCTGAAGCAGAGTGTGCAGCGTCTCATTCGCGGCCGCCGTATGAAGCGGAATTCTGAGGAAGAGGCGTATCGTTCTTCGGACCGGTAA
- the disA gene encoding DNA integrity scanning diadenylate cyclase DisA encodes MKESVQLDKMNELLKLVAPGTAFRDGLENVLRAKTGALLVVGYSPEVMEVVDGGFSINCDFSPNYLYELAKMDGAIILSEDLRRILYANTQLIPDSSISSIETGIRHRTAERVAKQTGKLVVSISQRRNIITLYQGSIRYSLKEIGVILTKANQAIQTLERYRVVLNQSLTNLSASEFEELVTIHEVVNVIQRVEMVLRIKKEIKRYINELGNEGRLISMQMEELVSNIEEEAWFLYADYAKEYSEENVREIIHALKRLDDEELLDINLILRLLGYPSSTATADEEVLPRGYRILNKIPRLPNVIIRNLVDTFEDLPSIMAASIDELDEVDGIGEVRARTIKEGLKRLQDQVFIDRQM; translated from the coding sequence GTGAAAGAATCGGTTCAACTGGACAAAATGAATGAACTGCTGAAGCTGGTGGCACCGGGGACAGCTTTCCGTGACGGACTGGAGAACGTGCTGCGCGCCAAAACCGGGGCCCTGCTCGTGGTCGGCTACAGTCCAGAGGTGATGGAGGTTGTAGACGGAGGCTTCTCCATCAATTGTGACTTCTCGCCGAACTACTTGTATGAGCTGGCCAAGATGGACGGTGCGATTATTCTGAGTGAGGATTTAAGGCGGATACTGTATGCCAATACCCAGCTCATTCCGGACTCCTCGATCTCCTCCATCGAAACCGGAATTCGGCACCGTACTGCAGAACGGGTGGCGAAGCAGACGGGGAAGCTGGTGGTGTCCATCTCCCAGCGCCGGAACATTATTACGCTGTATCAGGGCTCGATCCGTTATTCTCTGAAGGAAATTGGCGTCATCCTGACCAAAGCGAATCAGGCTATTCAGACACTGGAGCGTTACCGGGTGGTGCTGAACCAGTCGCTGACGAACCTGTCCGCCTCGGAATTTGAAGAGCTGGTTACAATCCACGAAGTCGTAAATGTTATTCAACGGGTCGAAATGGTGTTAAGGATTAAGAAGGAGATTAAACGGTATATCAATGAGTTGGGTAACGAAGGCCGTTTGATCAGTATGCAGATGGAAGAGCTCGTCAGCAACATTGAAGAGGAAGCCTGGTTCCTGTATGCCGATTATGCCAAGGAGTACAGCGAGGAGAACGTCAGAGAGATTATTCATGCATTGAAGCGGCTGGATGACGAGGAGCTTCTCGATATTAATCTCATTCTTCGGCTGTTGGGCTATCCCTCCTCCACAGCTACCGCCGATGAGGAAGTGCTTCCCCGGGGCTACCGCATCCTGAATAAAATCCCGCGGCTGCCGAATGTCATTATTCGTAATCTGGTGGATACATTTGAGGATTTGCCGAGCATTATGGCGGCGAGCATTGATGAGCTCGATGAAGTGGACGGCATCGGAGAGGTGCGGGCGCGCACGATTAAAGAAGGTCTGAAGCGTCTGCAGGATCAAGTATTTATTGACAGACAAATGTAA
- the radA gene encoding DNA repair protein RadA, translating into MAKSKTKFYCTDCGYESPKWYGKCPGCQAWNSMVEETETVIKTQGMNSPVFHSKEKPVSILNVESGKEPRIETGIIELNRVLGGGLVPGSLVLVGGDPGIGKSTLLLQTSNQLANRGLRVLYISGEESVRQTKLRADRLGALSPELFVLCETNLESVEEAIESVQPQFVVIDSIQTVYQPDISSAPGSVSQVRECTARFMRIAKVKGIATVLVGHVTKEGAIAGPRMLEHMVDCVLYFEGERHHTYRLLRAVKNRFGSTNEMGIFEMGEEGLREVGNPSELFLSERPLGVAGSTVVASMEGTRPVLVELQALISSTHFPSPRRMGTGVDHHRMNLIIAVLEKRMGMFLQNQDAYLNVAGGVKLDEPAVDLAIAVSIASSFRDVPTKPYDVIFGEVGLTGEVRAVSRAEQRVKEAQKLGFKRVILPEKSLKGWKHPKGIEIIGVNTVADALAVALN; encoded by the coding sequence ATGGCTAAATCCAAAACCAAGTTTTATTGTACCGACTGCGGCTATGAATCGCCGAAATGGTACGGCAAATGCCCAGGCTGTCAGGCCTGGAACTCCATGGTGGAAGAAACCGAGACGGTAATCAAGACACAGGGCATGAATTCGCCCGTATTTCATAGTAAAGAGAAGCCCGTATCCATCCTGAATGTGGAGAGCGGCAAGGAGCCCCGGATCGAGACCGGCATTATAGAGCTGAACAGAGTACTCGGCGGCGGACTCGTCCCGGGTTCACTTGTGCTTGTCGGCGGTGATCCGGGCATCGGCAAATCAACCCTGCTTCTCCAAACCTCGAATCAGCTGGCTAATCGCGGGCTGCGGGTGCTGTATATCTCGGGAGAGGAATCGGTTCGCCAGACCAAGCTTCGTGCTGACCGCCTAGGGGCCTTATCCCCGGAGCTGTTTGTGCTTTGCGAGACGAATCTGGAGAGTGTGGAGGAAGCGATTGAAAGCGTGCAGCCGCAGTTTGTGGTCATTGACTCCATTCAGACGGTGTATCAGCCGGATATTTCAAGTGCTCCGGGAAGCGTATCGCAGGTGCGGGAATGTACCGCCCGGTTTATGCGGATTGCGAAGGTCAAGGGCATCGCTACAGTGCTCGTGGGCCACGTGACGAAGGAAGGAGCCATCGCGGGACCGCGGATGCTGGAGCATATGGTGGATTGCGTGCTTTATTTTGAAGGGGAACGCCATCATACGTACCGGCTGCTGCGCGCCGTGAAGAACCGCTTCGGCTCCACGAACGAGATGGGGATTTTTGAAATGGGTGAGGAGGGGCTGCGGGAGGTTGGCAATCCATCCGAGCTGTTTCTCTCCGAGCGTCCGCTGGGGGTAGCCGGCTCTACGGTGGTAGCGAGCATGGAAGGCACACGGCCCGTACTTGTGGAGCTGCAGGCTTTGATCTCATCGACTCATTTTCCGTCTCCAAGGCGGATGGGCACCGGGGTAGATCATCACCGGATGAATCTCATTATTGCGGTGCTGGAGAAAAGGATGGGCATGTTCCTGCAGAATCAGGACGCTTACCTTAATGTAGCCGGGGGCGTGAAGCTGGATGAGCCGGCTGTGGATCTTGCGATCGCAGTCAGCATTGCATCCAGCTTCCGCGATGTACCGACGAAGCCGTATGACGTCATCTTCGGAGAAGTCGGCCTGACCGGTGAAGTGCGGGCAGTGTCCCGTGCGGAGCAGCGGGTGAAGGAAGCGCAGAAGCTGGGCTTTAAACGGGTTATCCTGCCCGAGAAGAGCCTGAAGGGATGGAAGCATCCCAAGGGCATAGAAATTATTGGAGTTAATACGGTAGCAGATGCGTTAGCGGTTGCGTTAAATTAG
- the clpC gene encoding ATP-dependent protease ATP-binding subunit ClpC produces MMFGRFTERAQKVLALAQEEAVRLGHNNIGTEHILLGLIREGDGIAAKALIGLGLGLEKIQDEVETLIGRGQEQPTNIAYTPRAKKVIELSMDEARKLGHTYVGTEHILLGLIREGEGVAARVLNNLGISLNKARQQVLQLLGSSEAVSSHHGQPQNVNTPTLDSLARDLTAIAKEGNLDPVIGRSKEIERVIQVLSRRTKNNPVLIGEPGVGKTAIAEGLAQKIINNEIPETLRDKRVMTLDMGSVVAGTKYRGEFEDRLKKIMDEIRQAGNIVLFIDELHTLIGAGGAEGAIDASNILKPSLARGELQCIGATTLDEYRKYIEKDAALERRFQPITVDQPSPEEAIQILYGLRDRYEAHHRVKITDEAIEQAVRLSDRYITDRFLPDKAIDLIDEAGSKVRLHTYTIPPNLKDQESRLEDIRKEKDAAVQSQEFEKAAALRDTEQKLREELEVTKNQWKEKQGRTDSEVTPEDIADVVAIWTGIPVNKLKEEETERLLNMEQLLHSRVIGQEEAVKAVSRAVRRSRAGLKDPKRPMGSFIFLGPTGVGKTELARALAEAMFGDENAVVRIDMSEYMEKHSTSRLVGAPPGYVGYDEGGQLTEKVRRKPYSVVLLDEIEKAHPEVFNILLQVLEDGRLTDSKGRVVDFRNTLIILTSNVGAEAIKRNSTLGFTASLDAGHDYNNMKGKVMDELKKSFRPEFLNRIDEIIVFHSLEEKHIGEIVTLMSDELKKRLRDFNVEFELTDQAKAFLAKEGYDPAFGARPLRRAIQKHIEDRLSEELLKGNISKGDQLLIDESEGALTVTKTQAAPAQQE; encoded by the coding sequence ATGATGTTTGGCAGATTTACGGAACGTGCACAGAAGGTGCTCGCACTGGCTCAGGAAGAAGCAGTACGGCTTGGCCATAATAATATCGGTACAGAACATATTTTGCTCGGATTAATCCGGGAAGGCGACGGTATTGCCGCCAAAGCATTGATCGGTCTTGGACTGGGTCTTGAGAAGATTCAGGATGAGGTAGAGACCTTGATCGGACGCGGTCAGGAACAGCCGACGAATATTGCCTACACCCCAAGAGCGAAGAAGGTCATTGAGCTCTCGATGGATGAGGCGCGGAAGCTGGGCCACACGTATGTGGGCACCGAGCATATTCTGCTGGGACTCATTCGCGAAGGCGAAGGTGTGGCTGCACGGGTGCTGAACAATCTGGGCATCAGCCTGAACAAAGCGCGTCAGCAGGTGCTGCAGCTGCTTGGCAGCAGCGAAGCGGTTTCGAGCCATCACGGCCAGCCGCAAAATGTCAATACGCCAACGCTGGACAGCCTGGCGCGTGATCTTACAGCGATTGCGAAGGAAGGCAATCTGGACCCGGTAATCGGGCGCAGCAAGGAAATTGAGCGCGTTATTCAGGTGCTGAGCCGCCGGACGAAGAACAATCCGGTGCTGATTGGTGAGCCAGGGGTAGGTAAGACGGCAATCGCCGAAGGCCTGGCCCAGAAAATTATTAATAATGAAATTCCGGAAACGCTGCGTGACAAGCGAGTGATGACGCTCGATATGGGCTCCGTGGTGGCCGGTACGAAATATCGCGGTGAGTTCGAGGACCGCCTGAAGAAAATCATGGACGAGATTCGCCAGGCAGGCAATATTGTTCTGTTTATCGACGAATTGCATACGCTGATTGGTGCGGGCGGCGCAGAAGGAGCTATTGATGCCTCCAACATTCTGAAGCCTTCTCTGGCTCGGGGCGAGCTGCAGTGCATCGGGGCAACTACCCTGGATGAGTACCGCAAGTACATCGAGAAGGATGCTGCACTGGAGCGCCGCTTCCAGCCGATTACGGTGGATCAGCCGTCTCCGGAAGAGGCCATCCAGATTCTGTACGGTCTGCGTGACCGGTATGAAGCGCATCACCGTGTCAAAATTACCGATGAAGCGATTGAACAGGCGGTACGCTTGTCCGACCGTTATATTACAGACCGCTTCCTGCCAGATAAAGCGATCGATCTGATTGATGAAGCAGGCTCGAAGGTAAGGCTGCATACGTACACCATTCCACCGAACCTGAAGGATCAGGAATCTCGTCTGGAGGATATCCGCAAGGAGAAGGATGCTGCTGTACAGAGCCAGGAGTTTGAGAAGGCTGCGGCGCTCCGTGATACGGAGCAGAAGCTGCGTGAAGAGCTGGAAGTGACGAAGAACCAGTGGAAAGAGAAGCAGGGACGTACAGATTCCGAGGTAACTCCGGAGGATATTGCGGATGTGGTAGCCATCTGGACCGGTATTCCTGTGAACAAGCTGAAGGAAGAAGAGACCGAGCGCCTGCTGAACATGGAGCAGCTGCTTCACAGCCGGGTCATTGGCCAGGAGGAAGCCGTCAAGGCAGTCAGCCGTGCCGTACGCCGCTCCCGCGCTGGCCTGAAGGATCCGAAGCGCCCAATGGGCTCCTTCATCTTCCTCGGTCCAACCGGTGTAGGTAAGACTGAGCTTGCCCGTGCATTGGCAGAAGCCATGTTCGGCGATGAGAACGCCGTGGTGCGGATCGACATGTCCGAGTACATGGAGAAGCACTCGACTTCGAGGCTCGTTGGAGCGCCTCCAGGATATGTCGGCTATGATGAGGGCGGCCAGCTGACCGAGAAGGTTCGCCGCAAGCCTTATTCCGTCGTCCTGCTTGATGAGATTGAGAAGGCTCATCCGGAAGTGTTTAACATCCTGCTGCAAGTGCTGGAGGATGGACGCTTGACCGATTCCAAGGGCCGGGTTGTTGACTTCCGCAACACGCTGATCATTCTGACCTCTAACGTTGGAGCGGAAGCGATCAAGCGTAACTCTACCCTCGGCTTCACGGCATCGCTGGATGCGGGCCATGATTATAACAACATGAAGGGCAAGGTCATGGATGAGCTGAAGAAGAGCTTCCGTCCTGAATTCCTGAACCGGATTGATGAAATCATCGTGTTCCACTCCCTGGAAGAGAAGCACATCGGCGAGATTGTGACGCTGATGTCGGATGAGCTGAAGAAGCGGCTGCGTGACTTCAATGTGGAGTTCGAGCTGACCGATCAAGCAAAGGCATTCCTGGCGAAGGAAGGCTATGATCCGGCATTCGGTGCCCGTCCGCTCCGCAGAGCGATTCAGAAGCATATAGAGGATCGTTTGTCCGAGGAGCTGCTGAAGGGCAATATCTCCAAAGGAGATCAGCTGCTGATCGACGAGAGCGAAGGCGCGTTGACCGTAACCAAAACGCAGGCTGCCCCGGCGCAGCAGGAGTAA
- a CDS encoding protein arginine kinase, whose protein sequence is MSNLRFTEHALSEWMRGSGQDSDIVISTRVRVARNLRQLPFPLLATNQQSGEVLSILTGVIQEGLCEEGTPAFHIIHLDELDDLDKKVLVEKHLISPNLANESRNGAVVLNDDESISIMINEEDHLRIQCLYPGFQVMEAWEKATELDDAFEEKLDYAFDDKRGYMTSCPTNVGTGLRASVMMHLPALVMTQQINRILSAVSQVGLTVRGIYGEGSEALGNLFQISNQITLGQTEHEIIDNLHSVVLQIIEHEKNARAKLLNDSRLRITDRVMRSYGILSYAAVMESKEAAQRLSDVRLGVDLGLLDGPSSSVMNELNVMTQPGFLQKKFGESIHLGDRDSCRAKLIRQTLSGQQQEPC, encoded by the coding sequence ATGTCGAATCTCCGGTTCACCGAACACGCACTCAGCGAGTGGATGCGCGGAAGCGGTCAGGATTCTGATATTGTCATCAGTACCCGGGTGCGGGTAGCACGCAATCTGCGTCAGCTTCCGTTCCCGCTGCTAGCGACCAACCAGCAGTCCGGTGAGGTGCTGAGCATCCTGACCGGGGTGATCCAGGAAGGGCTGTGCGAGGAGGGGACTCCTGCCTTTCACATCATCCATCTGGATGAGCTGGACGACCTGGATAAGAAGGTGCTTGTCGAGAAGCATCTGATCAGCCCGAACCTTGCCAATGAGTCGAGAAACGGGGCAGTCGTGTTAAACGACGATGAATCTATCAGTATTATGATTAATGAAGAGGATCATTTACGCATCCAGTGCCTGTATCCTGGCTTTCAGGTCATGGAGGCTTGGGAGAAGGCCACAGAGCTTGATGATGCTTTTGAAGAGAAGCTCGATTATGCGTTTGACGACAAGCGCGGCTATATGACGAGCTGCCCTACCAATGTCGGCACCGGCCTTCGAGCGTCAGTTATGATGCATCTGCCCGCGCTGGTCATGACCCAGCAGATTAATCGGATTCTGTCGGCGGTATCCCAGGTTGGCTTGACGGTGCGCGGAATTTATGGCGAGGGCAGTGAAGCACTCGGCAATCTTTTTCAAATATCGAATCAAATTACGCTCGGACAGACCGAGCATGAAATTATAGATAACCTGCACAGCGTCGTGCTGCAAATTATCGAACATGAGAAAAATGCGCGCGCGAAGCTGCTGAACGACTCCCGGCTGCGGATTACGGACCGGGTTATGAGATCATATGGCATTTTGTCCTATGCAGCTGTGATGGAGTCTAAGGAAGCTGCGCAGCGCCTGTCCGACGTTCGTCTTGGCGTGGATTTGGGTCTGCTGGACGGTCCGTCCAGCTCCGTGATGAATGAGCTGAACGTGATGACCCAGCCCGGATTTCTGCAAAAGAAATTCGGGGAGAGCATCCATCTGGGCGACCGGGACTCTTGCCGGGCGAAGCTGATTCGGCAGACGCTAAGCGGGCAGCAGCAGGAGCCTTGCTAA
- a CDS encoding UvrB/UvrC motif-containing protein yields MVCQECGIRPATLHFTKIVNGEKTEFHFCETCAREKGEMIPGTANGFSIHSLLSGLLDLDPSGKGQLSGAKAPQVPRCEECGMTYTQFSKLGRFGCSSCYSYFSDRLDPLFKRVHGSTTHVGKVPKRSGGRIQTKRKIAELKKELHEHIVQEEFETAAQIRDQIRELEKGLTP; encoded by the coding sequence ATGGTGTGCCAGGAATGCGGAATCCGTCCGGCGACGCTTCATTTTACGAAGATTGTGAATGGCGAGAAGACGGAATTCCATTTTTGCGAGACCTGTGCGAGGGAGAAGGGGGAGATGATCCCCGGAACGGCGAATGGCTTCTCGATCCACAGCCTGCTCTCCGGCCTGCTGGATCTGGATCCATCGGGTAAAGGGCAGCTGTCCGGCGCCAAAGCACCTCAGGTTCCAAGGTGTGAGGAATGCGGGATGACCTATACCCAGTTCAGCAAGCTGGGCCGCTTCGGCTGCAGCTCCTGCTACAGCTATTTCTCGGATCGCCTGGATCCCTTGTTCAAAAGGGTGCACGGCAGCACCACGCATGTCGGCAAGGTGCCGAAGCGAAGCGGTGGACGCATTCAGACAAAGCGGAAGATCGCCGAGCTGAAAAAAGAGCTGCATGAACACATTGTTCAGGAAGAATTCGAAACGGCCGCGCAAATCCGCGACCAGATCCGGGAGTTAGAGAAGGGGCTGACCCCGTAG
- a CDS encoding CtsR family transcriptional regulator: MRNISDIIEQYLKGSLQDSKEGTIEIQRNDLAEQFSCVPSQINYVIQTRFTLEKGYLVESKRGGGGYIRIQRIELPQHTELHHHLHHSIGSHIDQTAAEGLIYQLEESGFLSKREACLMRGAISRECLNLKLPYRDELRSRVMKAMLLSLLGK, translated from the coding sequence ATGCGTAATATCTCGGATATTATCGAACAATATTTAAAGGGCAGTCTACAGGACAGTAAGGAAGGCACGATCGAAATTCAGCGGAATGATCTAGCCGAGCAATTTTCGTGCGTCCCTTCCCAGATTAATTATGTCATCCAGACCCGTTTCACCTTGGAGAAAGGGTATTTGGTGGAGAGCAAGCGAGGCGGCGGCGGCTACATTCGCATTCAGCGGATCGAGCTGCCTCAGCACACGGAGCTGCACCATCATCTACATCACAGTATCGGCAGCCATATAGACCAGACTGCAGCGGAAGGGCTGATCTACCAGCTGGAGGAATCCGGATTTCTGAGCAAGCGGGAGGCCTGTCTGATGCGGGGTGCGATATCCAGGGAGTGTCTGAATCTGAAGCTTCCTTATCGCGATGAGCTCCGTTCCCGGGTCATGAAGGCGATGCTGCTGTCGCTGCTGGGCAAGTAA
- a CDS encoding ABC transporter ATP-binding protein → MVEHLLQFKGASKQYGRKTALQDISLTVGSGKIIGLLGSNGSGKSTLMKMAAGLLSPSSGSVEVQGLPAGPKTKSMVSFMPDRPLTESWMKVKDALMFYRDFYVDFDMEKATHMLEFMNLKQEDKISALSKGMNERLQLTLALSRNAALYLLDEPIGGVDPVARGKILDAIVEFYHEDSSIIISTHLVRDIERIFDEIVFIRDGEMVMHEEVEQLRLKHGKSVDEMFKEVFAE, encoded by the coding sequence ATGGTAGAGCATCTGCTTCAATTCAAAGGGGCTTCCAAGCAATATGGCCGCAAGACTGCGCTGCAAGACATTTCCTTGACAGTCGGAAGCGGAAAAATTATCGGACTGCTGGGGAGTAACGGAAGCGGCAAAAGCACCCTGATGAAAATGGCCGCAGGTCTGCTCTCCCCTTCCTCCGGAAGTGTGGAGGTTCAGGGGCTTCCTGCGGGACCGAAGACAAAAAGTATGGTCTCGTTCATGCCAGACCGTCCGCTGACAGAATCATGGATGAAGGTGAAGGACGCGCTGATGTTTTACCGTGATTTCTACGTCGATTTTGATATGGAGAAAGCGACACATATGCTGGAGTTTATGAATCTGAAGCAGGAGGACAAGATCAGTGCACTGTCAAAGGGCATGAACGAGCGGCTTCAGCTGACGCTTGCGCTGTCCCGCAATGCTGCTCTGTACTTGCTTGACGAGCCGATTGGCGGCGTAGATCCGGTAGCGCGAGGCAAGATTTTGGATGCCATTGTGGAGTTTTATCATGAGGACAGCAGCATTATCATATCTACGCATTTGGTGCGGGATATTGAGCGGATTTTTGATGAGATTGTCTTTATCCGGGACGGTGAAATGGTCATGCATGAGGAAGTTGAGCAGCTGCGCCTAAAGCATGGCAAAAGTGTTGACGAGATGTTTAAAGAGGTGTTTGCGGAATGA